One segment of Paenibacillus sp. FSL R7-0337 DNA contains the following:
- a CDS encoding non-ribosomal peptide synthetase, whose amino-acid sequence MIHKDDIQDIYGLSPMQNGMLISHALDPLSSAYLEQFDFNIMGDVNPQCMEYALIQISDCHDILRTVFSYKKTDLPRQIVLKSWHPQMTVEDYRNMHSIEAAVDNFKEKDRARGFDLSRDVLLRSALLRVGDKAWRLILTFHHIVMDGWSLAPFFQELFGYYETAVNNQTIPAVKAGYQYSEYISWLQKQSVDEACAYWKQYLDGYDKPASIPTLGNTDSYCHARHVFPLKSDLVEAMEYLAKARQFTVNTLFQSAWGLLLQKYNYVRDVVFGTVVSGRPPDLPGVESMVGLFINTRPQRVQTADGDSFAMICSKVQDASFTSTAYEYYPLYEIQTHCELKNRLLDHVVAFENYPLIDQLRERETEAEHSLWFEDIQVYERANYDFSIIVNPGNEYSVTFIYNEKRYSRETIEGLERSLINLLEEACASPDVSVDELSLCSALDQTQIIQGFNGKRFTYPSDTTVDAYFKSIASSYPNDTALVWRNKEFTYAELDAWSDRLAALLRARGVSPGGNVGLLVGRSPEMIAGMLGIMKTGAVYVPLDINSSAERLTTMIKDTDIQMVCTQKELESQLPDGIATLFLDYTDNDVAVEDISQSHTAESPAYIMYTSGSTGKPKGVMITHRNIIHLVSSAGFMKFQHGQVMLQTCSPTFDPCTFEIWVALLQGGTLVVADEEDCIDSGRLGELLIRRKVNSTQLVTALFNRLCDQDPAVFSSLTSMMVGGDVLLAKYVRKVRESNPDLILINGYGPTENTTISTVHIINDSDLEADRVPIGRPLDNSSVYVMDQGLHLLPVGAIGEVCVGGDGVSLGYYNNGELTDQKFVQDTFMPDGRMYRTGDLARWLPDGTVDFLGRADSQVKFRGYRIEIGEIERTMANFLDLKEVTVQIQNVGQEKQLCAYYTSRGVPDIDNWQKLLTSKLPVYMIPVFFIQMEALPLTPNFKIDKGALPLPSSIVPGRSERMQPASEMENIITDIFALVLETEAVPINYNFFELGVNSLNIITINNKLKAKLNRDIPLTVLFEYTSIARLAKYLQPKEVIDNQEEQDKEAELNESRRTLLQTDRLIRFLEG is encoded by the coding sequence ATGATCCATAAGGATGATATACAGGATATTTACGGTTTGTCTCCAATGCAGAACGGAATGTTAATAAGTCATGCTCTCGATCCTTTATCTTCAGCATATCTGGAGCAATTTGATTTTAATATTATGGGTGATGTGAATCCCCAATGTATGGAATACGCATTGATTCAGATTTCTGACTGCCATGATATTCTACGTACGGTGTTCTCCTACAAGAAAACGGATCTGCCCAGGCAGATCGTATTGAAATCCTGGCACCCTCAAATGACAGTTGAGGATTATAGGAACATGCATTCAATAGAAGCTGCTGTAGATAATTTCAAGGAAAAAGATAGAGCTAGAGGGTTTGATTTAAGTCGAGATGTGCTGCTTCGGTCAGCGTTATTGAGAGTCGGGGACAAAGCCTGGAGGTTAATATTGACTTTTCATCATATCGTGATGGATGGATGGTCACTTGCGCCCTTCTTTCAGGAGCTATTCGGATATTATGAAACTGCGGTTAATAATCAGACGATACCGGCTGTTAAAGCGGGCTACCAATATAGCGAATATATCAGTTGGCTTCAAAAGCAGAGTGTGGATGAGGCCTGTGCCTACTGGAAACAGTATCTTGATGGATATGATAAACCAGCATCGATCCCTACACTGGGGAATACGGATTCTTATTGTCATGCTAGGCATGTCTTTCCATTGAAATCGGATTTGGTGGAAGCAATGGAGTATTTGGCAAAAGCACGACAGTTTACGGTGAATACGTTGTTTCAAAGTGCATGGGGTCTGCTGCTCCAAAAGTATAACTATGTTCGGGATGTTGTGTTTGGAACGGTTGTATCTGGGCGACCACCTGATTTACCCGGTGTGGAATCCATGGTTGGTTTATTCATAAACACAAGGCCACAACGTGTTCAAACCGCTGATGGAGACAGTTTTGCCATGATTTGTTCCAAAGTGCAAGATGCAAGTTTTACATCGACTGCCTATGAATATTATCCGCTCTATGAAATTCAAACACACTGTGAACTGAAGAATAGGCTGCTGGACCATGTAGTGGCGTTTGAGAATTATCCCCTAATCGATCAACTTAGAGAAAGGGAGACGGAAGCGGAACACTCTTTATGGTTCGAGGATATTCAGGTGTATGAACGTGCGAATTATGATTTCAGCATTATCGTCAATCCGGGAAATGAGTATTCGGTTACATTTATCTATAATGAGAAACGGTACTCGCGAGAAACAATAGAAGGCTTGGAGCGAAGTCTGATAAACCTGCTAGAGGAGGCTTGCGCCAGTCCGGATGTTTCTGTAGATGAGTTGAGTTTATGCTCAGCTCTCGATCAAACGCAGATTATACAAGGCTTCAATGGAAAGAGATTCACCTATCCGTCCGATACTACCGTTGACGCTTATTTTAAGAGTATTGCTTCAAGCTATCCGAACGACACTGCTCTTGTATGGAGAAATAAAGAATTCACTTATGCGGAGCTGGATGCCTGGTCTGACCGCTTAGCCGCTCTACTGCGGGCTAGAGGGGTGAGCCCTGGTGGTAATGTGGGCTTATTAGTAGGGCGTTCACCAGAAATGATAGCTGGCATGCTGGGAATAATGAAGACAGGTGCAGTCTATGTACCACTGGATATTAATAGCTCTGCTGAGAGATTGACAACAATGATTAAGGATACAGATATCCAGATGGTATGTACCCAGAAAGAACTAGAATCTCAACTGCCAGATGGTATAGCAACTCTATTCCTAGATTATACAGACAACGACGTAGCGGTCGAAGATATAAGCCAGAGTCATACTGCTGAGAGTCCGGCTTATATCATGTATACATCTGGTTCAACAGGGAAACCCAAAGGCGTGATGATTACTCATAGGAATATTATTCATCTAGTAAGTAGTGCTGGGTTTATGAAGTTCCAGCATGGTCAGGTTATGCTTCAGACTTGCTCGCCTACCTTTGATCCCTGCACTTTCGAAATTTGGGTGGCTTTGCTGCAAGGAGGCACTCTGGTTGTGGCAGACGAGGAGGATTGTATTGATTCTGGAAGGCTTGGTGAATTATTAATCCGCCGAAAGGTTAACAGTACGCAGTTGGTTACTGCATTGTTTAACCGGTTATGCGATCAAGACCCTGCAGTGTTCTCTTCTTTAACAAGTATGATGGTGGGCGGTGATGTTCTATTAGCTAAGTACGTTCGCAAAGTAAGAGAGTCGAATCCTGATTTGATTCTAATTAACGGATATGGACCTACAGAAAATACGACAATTTCCACCGTTCACATTATTAACGATTCCGATTTGGAAGCAGATCGTGTCCCGATAGGACGTCCTCTGGACAATTCATCGGTATATGTTATGGATCAGGGACTTCATCTTCTCCCTGTAGGTGCTATAGGAGAAGTATGCGTGGGCGGTGATGGGGTAAGCCTGGGTTATTACAATAACGGGGAGCTTACCGATCAGAAATTTGTTCAAGATACGTTTATGCCTGATGGGAGGATGTACCGGACAGGTGATTTAGCCCGCTGGCTTCCTGATGGAACCGTCGATTTCTTAGGCCGAGCTGATTCTCAGGTGAAATTTAGGGGATATCGCATTGAGATCGGTGAAATTGAACGTACTATGGCGAACTTCTTAGACCTCAAAGAAGTGACCGTTCAGATTCAGAACGTAGGACAGGAAAAGCAACTATGTGCTTACTATACTAGCAGAGGTGTTCCTGATATAGATAATTGGCAGAAGCTATTGACTTCCAAGTTGCCGGTCTATATGATTCCTGTTTTCTTTATTCAGATGGAAGCGTTACCCTTGACACCAAACTTCAAGATTGACAAGGGGGCACTACCGCTGCCCTCATCAATAGTTCCAGGCAGATCCGAGCGAATGCAGCCAGCAAGTGAAATGGAGAACATTATAACAGATATTTTTGCCTTAGTATTGGAAACAGAAGCTGTACCGATAAACTATAATTTTTTTGAACTGGGAGTAAATTCGCTAAACATTATTACGATTAACAATAAGCTCAAAGCGAAGCTAAATAGAGATATACCCTTAACGGTTCTGTTTGAATACACCAGTATAGCCCGTCTGGCCAAATACCTGCAGCCCAAAGAGGTAATTGACAACCAAGAAGAACAAGATAAGGAAGCTGAATTGAATGAATCCAGAAGAACTCTATTACAAACTGATAGACTAATTCGTTTCTTGGAGGGCTAA
- a CDS encoding type I polyketide synthase, giving the protein MKNNYTGMEIAVIGMSGRFPSAGDLEEFWSNLVDGKEGISFFDKDELVASGMNPELLDMPNFVGAKGVFPNIEYFDADFFNYTHRDAATLDPQVRILHQEVYHALEDAGYVTEQPRNNIGVFLGSTSNFAWELETMKLSMDNDEHMFGTGLLNDKDFAATRIAYSLNLQGPCVTVHSACSTSLYAIDLACRQLLTGACSVAVAGGSSFTVPSRNGYLYTDGMINSPDGHCRPFDQDAKGTVEGNGVGIVVLKRLENAVKDRDHIYAVIRGSAVNNDGNRKVGFTAPSVEGQADVIRRALYMADVPAQSISYIETHGTGTILGDPIEIAGLQKAFQSVDSKSGSIGLGSLKSNIGHLDVGAGVASFIKTSLALKNKIIPASIHFEKLNSNIDFTNTPFRMITESQEWNRQLESTENAEYYPLRAGVSSFGIGGTNVHIILEEAPEREVSGPGREWNVLSLSAATETSLNQMKEDYLTFINHAGAGINPTDLAYSLHTGSRSLKERFSLPYRNYQELSEGLEAAIKGEASQRGSKNTVSNSKAEVIFLFPGQGSQYVGMARDLYQTEQVFCNELEACLKIAEVSGEYTLRRLILDPAANDEEIMKETDLAQLSLFVIEYALARLLMSWGIKPYGMIGHSLGEYTAACLAGVFSIEEGIQLVMARGRLMKSMARGSMLSVSASAAILEHLLPASVSLAAVNSSNQCTVAGSDEDIELVQSQLASMGLTYRRLKTSHAFHSSMMDGMLAEFGEVCAKVAFKEPAIPYVSNLTGDWITPQDATDSSYYTKHVRNCVQFARGIETILTNPGVVFIEVGPGRTLSTFVRQAATEKTAGVVNILRHPNEPLSDDAFLAERLGELWCCGVAPDWKAYYKEQVRNHEPLPHYPFDAKKFPIGSRDTYSLLKGITSGAKHNNASQDIIHKDTGNGAAKVSQVLWEPSFLPQINPSVQQRTSLILTQDVGHAIHLFKSLPKWRGIFVNIGCEYSFNGFYDSAIRPANETDLRRLFKDLKNHAMLPNTIMVIQSDVRSTEEELRVLADVIKEELHDSLPEVVVISPAAIGNHAPGLVTLVRALMTEQPGLVIRLVDAGVPSNHVDYVQQWASVIEKELAVDGSNYPAVSYNNGSRMVPRLRNLDTCEVRQSSSISGSHLVVLSPENRLPIALAQTLQREKDTKVSLLPYRLDSRSFYDETIVQALEDVQAQQQQYMERFGIEDLSGTHRLVDEYSARLVFDYINEVFLMKTGRRFDINTFKEGLGVIDPLARFADYFLHILCEDGLLEAEKDKGSFRVTERTEQLRQPTEIRAEIEGMTDLFSGQLDLLAHCVSKFEPALRGEIPSLGVLYPEGNNELLQRTYEGTLQAKEEELMIEMFAQMLSKLVGEKRRIRILEVGGGFGTILRQVTEVLKGVEVEYLFTDVSSSFLEDIRAYAHEKDLEFLTTGLFDITKDPQQQGFEANHFDIVVAYNVVHATHRISESLDHLHRLLKLGGLLCVIERVHTRRFVDLIWGLADGWWHFDESERELSPLISVEEWHRQFVQLGLEMVTAYPDQSKYGALLDVGMLVGRRVIMEETEGLENVILTEEGVTCLPVIAGSDMDSLQRALEATLNTLSNVDGIMLWDALANKKCSQHAVRVAHQEEVDLSIAVNQLITRMDNQKPRIMISSLSQANHWSSELTKWVVANDELDIAADVYRLYLPLENEGIIEELPAVLGAMLESGIRQVILNPCEFPLFSDKPGSVGASSKTKTEIVKVTELEVLEQLLEKSWKGILGREDIGREEDFFAMGGDSFKLIEMTTDLEREGYKLLMNEVYKYPTIHLLAAYMNRQSEGKSNDITTVEQLEAHLTGAFGAKWIFRVLGGEQPVNILFVDEAATGGVDFARQYLQKLHMSEELLPHYIYELSLYEQLSEPIDLGQLIKHGVLFNSEKMVIENVEEHIQAGQDLFNLAVTSQPIINRFDLSNIQEIHFRGEVRLQLYMMQFNEMVDQDLLEQALCDVVGNHQLLRSCLYEYNEGYRWKEYSPPLKLSLPKLDLSGLTPGAQSRVMEEIAKFEWAANFKQLDKPMYHVTLIKMNEKNYNLFFQFDHSIFDISSGQAIRRQILQRYKELQKGVKHAMEAATTYEQYLQQINKGPVGMEIEQLHSMFDLDRYLEYTDILIEKFNNIQENRIQQMRYSIDLSLFNFDEDDANAPFELALQVYALVVARILDLEAVPFDLLFQNRRYEGKNFSDVVGLVLDAVPFIVTADRENPSHVADVIRNTVKNINKHNVNFISLSKNKTIFKEAPATFYSPILLNYGGNAEEEYSQIWDYTMQQLDDKDQKKLNYAGFYGLVGVVKDKLNFLVLYKFDSDMESVRQAFDEEVAQLVEKYNEKRKLKEVSNGQL; this is encoded by the coding sequence ATGAAAAATAATTATACAGGTATGGAAATTGCTGTTATCGGGATGTCAGGAAGGTTTCCTAGTGCGGGAGATCTCGAAGAGTTCTGGAGTAATTTGGTTGATGGGAAAGAAGGAATTTCCTTTTTTGATAAAGATGAGCTTGTAGCGAGTGGGATGAATCCGGAATTGCTGGATATGCCTAACTTTGTTGGGGCTAAAGGTGTATTTCCTAACATTGAGTACTTTGATGCTGATTTTTTCAACTACACCCATCGTGATGCTGCGACATTAGATCCGCAAGTTCGTATTTTGCATCAAGAAGTCTACCATGCTTTGGAAGATGCCGGGTATGTAACGGAACAACCCCGCAATAATATAGGTGTATTTTTAGGTTCTACAAGTAACTTTGCTTGGGAACTTGAAACTATGAAACTCAGTATGGATAACGATGAGCATATGTTTGGCACTGGTTTGTTGAATGATAAAGATTTTGCAGCGACTCGAATTGCCTATAGCCTTAACCTTCAAGGACCATGCGTTACTGTGCATAGTGCATGCTCGACTTCCTTGTATGCTATTGATCTTGCTTGCCGTCAGCTCCTTACCGGAGCATGTTCAGTTGCTGTTGCTGGAGGCAGCAGTTTTACTGTACCTAGCCGTAATGGTTATTTATATACGGATGGCATGATTAATTCACCTGATGGGCATTGCCGCCCGTTCGACCAAGATGCCAAAGGCACCGTGGAGGGTAATGGCGTCGGAATCGTAGTGCTCAAGAGGCTTGAGAATGCGGTTAAGGACAGGGATCATATCTATGCGGTTATTCGAGGTTCTGCTGTCAATAATGATGGGAACCGCAAGGTAGGATTCACGGCTCCTAGCGTTGAGGGGCAAGCGGATGTGATCCGCAGAGCTTTGTATATGGCAGATGTACCTGCGCAGAGCATATCCTATATTGAAACGCATGGAACCGGAACTATATTGGGAGATCCGATTGAGATAGCGGGCCTGCAAAAGGCATTCCAGTCTGTAGATTCTAAATCCGGCAGCATCGGTTTAGGGTCCCTAAAGTCTAACATTGGACATCTTGATGTCGGCGCCGGTGTTGCATCCTTTATCAAAACCTCGTTAGCTCTTAAAAATAAGATTATTCCAGCAAGTATACACTTCGAGAAATTAAACTCTAATATTGATTTCACAAATACGCCTTTTCGGATGATAACTGAATCCCAAGAGTGGAACAGACAGCTTGAGTCCACAGAGAATGCTGAGTATTATCCTCTGCGGGCGGGTGTCAGCTCTTTTGGTATCGGTGGCACGAACGTTCATATTATATTAGAAGAAGCCCCGGAACGAGAGGTTTCGGGACCGGGCAGAGAATGGAATGTGCTAAGTCTATCGGCTGCCACTGAAACATCTCTGAACCAGATGAAAGAGGACTACCTTACATTTATTAATCATGCTGGCGCTGGGATTAACCCTACGGATTTGGCGTACAGCTTACATACAGGGAGCAGAAGTCTAAAGGAACGTTTCTCGCTGCCTTATCGCAATTATCAAGAGCTGTCAGAAGGATTGGAGGCAGCTATAAAAGGCGAAGCTTCTCAGCGGGGAAGCAAGAATACAGTGTCTAATAGTAAGGCGGAAGTCATTTTCCTTTTCCCGGGACAAGGATCTCAATATGTGGGTATGGCCCGTGATCTGTATCAGACGGAGCAAGTGTTTTGTAATGAATTAGAGGCATGCTTAAAAATTGCAGAAGTAAGTGGAGAGTACACGCTTAGGCGACTGATTCTAGATCCGGCGGCAAATGATGAAGAGATCATGAAAGAGACGGATCTTGCCCAATTATCCTTGTTCGTTATTGAGTATGCATTGGCGCGTCTATTGATGTCTTGGGGAATTAAGCCTTATGGAATGATTGGCCACAGTTTGGGTGAGTACACTGCCGCTTGTCTGGCTGGAGTGTTCTCTATTGAAGAAGGAATCCAGCTTGTTATGGCCAGAGGGCGTCTTATGAAATCCATGGCTAGAGGCTCCATGCTTAGTGTCAGTGCCTCGGCGGCCATTCTGGAGCATCTGCTGCCTGCCAGCGTGTCTTTGGCTGCTGTCAATAGTTCGAACCAATGTACGGTGGCTGGCTCGGATGAAGATATTGAGCTGGTGCAATCTCAATTGGCTTCGATGGGCTTGACGTACCGCAGGCTAAAGACCAGCCATGCCTTCCACTCGTCAATGATGGATGGTATGCTGGCTGAATTTGGTGAGGTGTGCGCCAAGGTTGCCTTTAAGGAGCCGGCAATTCCTTATGTATCCAATCTGACGGGGGACTGGATCACGCCTCAGGATGCTACCGATAGCTCTTATTATACGAAGCACGTGCGCAACTGCGTTCAATTTGCCCGTGGAATTGAGACCATCTTAACGAATCCAGGAGTTGTATTCATTGAAGTGGGGCCGGGACGGACTCTATCCACCTTTGTTCGTCAGGCGGCAACGGAGAAGACTGCGGGTGTAGTCAATATTTTACGCCATCCCAACGAGCCTTTGAGTGATGATGCGTTTCTCGCGGAACGCTTAGGAGAACTATGGTGTTGTGGAGTGGCTCCAGATTGGAAGGCTTATTATAAGGAACAAGTTCGTAATCACGAGCCGCTTCCTCATTATCCATTTGATGCTAAGAAATTCCCTATTGGAAGCAGAGATACGTATAGTCTGCTAAAGGGAATAACAAGCGGAGCCAAGCATAATAACGCTTCACAAGATATTATTCATAAGGATACTGGCAACGGGGCAGCGAAAGTGAGTCAGGTTCTTTGGGAGCCATCCTTTTTGCCTCAGATTAATCCTTCTGTGCAGCAGAGAACCAGTTTGATTTTGACCCAAGATGTTGGCCATGCCATTCATTTATTTAAGAGCTTGCCTAAGTGGAGAGGGATTTTTGTCAATATTGGATGCGAGTATTCGTTCAATGGGTTCTACGATTCTGCCATACGGCCTGCTAACGAAACCGATCTGCGCCGCCTATTCAAGGACCTGAAGAATCATGCTATGCTGCCAAACACGATTATGGTGATTCAGTCTGATGTCCGCAGCACTGAAGAGGAGCTTCGCGTGCTGGCTGATGTAATAAAGGAGGAACTTCATGATTCGCTACCAGAAGTTGTAGTCATTAGTCCTGCAGCTATAGGCAATCATGCTCCTGGGCTCGTTACTTTGGTCAGGGCATTAATGACGGAGCAGCCTGGCTTAGTTATTCGTTTGGTAGATGCAGGTGTACCGTCTAACCATGTTGATTATGTTCAACAATGGGCATCTGTAATTGAAAAGGAACTTGCTGTAGATGGTAGTAACTATCCAGCCGTATCCTATAACAACGGATCAAGAATGGTTCCTCGGCTTCGTAATTTGGATACGTGTGAGGTGAGGCAAAGTTCATCTATTTCAGGGAGCCATCTGGTTGTGTTGAGTCCTGAGAACCGGCTGCCAATAGCATTAGCCCAAACTCTCCAGCGCGAGAAGGATACGAAGGTAAGTCTGCTGCCTTATCGCTTGGATTCCAGATCCTTTTATGATGAAACGATTGTTCAGGCATTGGAGGATGTGCAAGCTCAGCAACAGCAGTATATGGAACGCTTTGGAATTGAAGATTTATCCGGTACTCACCGTTTAGTTGATGAATACTCCGCTCGTCTGGTGTTTGACTATATTAATGAAGTGTTTCTGATGAAGACAGGGCGGAGGTTTGACATCAATACCTTCAAAGAAGGATTGGGAGTCATTGACCCGCTTGCTAGATTTGCAGATTATTTCCTCCATATCTTATGTGAGGATGGTCTTCTGGAAGCAGAAAAAGATAAAGGAAGCTTCAGGGTTACTGAGAGAACAGAACAGCTCCGTCAGCCTACAGAAATTCGTGCGGAAATTGAAGGTATGACGGATCTTTTCTCAGGACAACTGGATCTACTAGCTCACTGTGTAAGTAAATTTGAGCCTGCGCTTCGAGGTGAGATCCCATCTCTTGGCGTATTGTATCCTGAAGGAAACAATGAATTGCTTCAACGCACCTATGAAGGGACTCTTCAGGCCAAAGAAGAAGAGCTTATGATTGAGATGTTCGCACAAATGCTGTCTAAGCTGGTAGGCGAAAAACGCAGAATCCGTATTCTGGAGGTTGGAGGCGGATTTGGTACTATCCTGCGCCAAGTAACAGAGGTTCTCAAGGGAGTAGAAGTCGAGTACTTATTTACAGATGTATCAAGTTCATTCTTGGAGGATATTCGAGCATACGCGCATGAGAAGGACTTGGAATTCCTCACAACCGGACTTTTTGATATTACGAAAGATCCACAGCAGCAAGGATTTGAAGCGAATCATTTCGACATAGTCGTTGCGTATAACGTTGTTCATGCAACACATCGCATTTCGGAAAGTCTAGATCATCTTCATAGATTGTTGAAGCTGGGGGGACTGCTATGTGTTATAGAACGAGTCCACACCAGACGCTTTGTTGATCTTATCTGGGGATTGGCCGATGGATGGTGGCATTTTGATGAAAGTGAACGCGAACTGTCACCTTTAATATCTGTAGAGGAATGGCATAGACAATTCGTTCAGTTAGGTCTTGAGATGGTAACGGCATATCCCGATCAGAGCAAGTATGGAGCGCTGCTTGATGTAGGTATGCTTGTTGGCCGCCGGGTGATCATGGAAGAGACTGAAGGATTGGAGAATGTGATTCTGACGGAAGAGGGGGTAACCTGCCTGCCGGTCATTGCCGGAAGCGATATGGACTCCTTGCAGAGGGCGCTGGAAGCAACGCTCAATACGCTATCAAATGTGGATGGAATAATGTTATGGGATGCATTGGCGAATAAGAAATGCAGCCAGCATGCAGTAAGAGTCGCGCATCAGGAGGAAGTAGACTTATCCATTGCTGTAAACCAACTTATAACCAGAATGGATAATCAGAAGCCGCGAATCATGATATCTTCTCTTTCTCAAGCCAATCATTGGTCTTCTGAGCTAACGAAATGGGTTGTAGCAAATGATGAGTTGGATATTGCTGCAGATGTATACCGCCTCTATTTACCTTTAGAGAATGAAGGGATTATTGAGGAACTACCTGCTGTGCTGGGAGCAATGCTAGAGTCGGGTATACGCCAAGTTATCCTAAATCCTTGCGAATTCCCTTTATTCTCAGATAAACCGGGATCGGTTGGGGCTTCCAGTAAGACAAAGACAGAAATCGTAAAGGTTACAGAGCTTGAGGTTCTGGAGCAATTGTTGGAGAAGTCATGGAAGGGGATTTTAGGCAGAGAAGACATTGGACGCGAAGAAGACTTTTTTGCAATGGGTGGAGATTCCTTCAAGTTGATCGAAATGACAACGGATCTGGAACGTGAGGGCTACAAATTATTGATGAATGAAGTATATAAATATCCAACCATTCATTTGTTAGCCGCATATATGAATCGACAATCTGAAGGTAAAAGCAATGATATTACAACTGTTGAACAGTTGGAGGCACATCTTACCGGAGCATTTGGAGCAAAGTGGATCTTCCGCGTCTTAGGCGGAGAGCAGCCCGTTAATATTCTGTTTGTAGATGAAGCGGCAACCGGCGGAGTAGATTTTGCCCGTCAGTATCTTCAGAAGCTTCATATGTCTGAGGAACTTCTGCCGCATTATATTTATGAATTGTCGTTGTACGAACAGTTGTCTGAACCTATTGATCTAGGTCAATTGATAAAGCATGGTGTTCTATTTAATTCAGAGAAGATGGTTATCGAGAACGTTGAAGAACATATACAGGCAGGACAAGATCTCTTTAACCTAGCCGTTACCAGCCAGCCAATTATTAATCGCTTTGATCTAAGTAATATCCAGGAAATTCATTTCCGCGGAGAAGTACGCTTACAGTTGTACATGATGCAATTTAATGAAATGGTGGATCAAGATTTATTAGAGCAAGCCTTATGTGATGTTGTGGGCAATCACCAATTGCTGCGTAGTTGTCTATATGAATACAACGAGGGGTATCGGTGGAAAGAGTATTCTCCTCCTCTGAAACTATCCCTTCCCAAGTTGGATCTATCCGGACTAACACCTGGCGCTCAATCCAGGGTCATGGAGGAAATAGCAAAGTTTGAGTGGGCTGCGAACTTTAAGCAATTGGATAAGCCAATGTATCATGTAACGCTGATTAAAATGAATGAAAAAAATTACAATCTGTTCTTCCAATTTGATCACTCTATATTTGATATTTCTTCTGGACAGGCCATCCGGCGTCAAATTCTTCAGCGTTATAAGGAATTACAAAAAGGTGTAAAACATGCAATGGAAGCAGCGACTACGTATGAGCAATATTTGCAGCAAATCAATAAAGGCCCGGTTGGTATGGAGATAGAGCAGTTGCACAGCATGTTTGACTTAGACAGATACCTTGAATATACCGATATTCTAATAGAAAAATTCAATAATATTCAAGAAAATAGAATCCAGCAAATGCGCTACAGCATAGATTTGAGTCTCTTCAATTTCGATGAAGATGATGCTAATGCTCCGTTTGAGTTAGCTTTGCAGGTATATGCTCTTGTGGTGGCGAGAATATTGGATCTGGAAGCTGTGCCATTTGATTTGCTCTTCCAAAACCGTAGATACGAAGGTAAAAACTTCTCCGATGTAGTGGGCTTAGTATTAGATGCAGTACCATTCATCGTAACGGCGGATAGAGAGAATCCATCCCATGTAGCCGATGTAATCAGAAATACAGTGAAGAATATTAACAAACATAATGTCAATTTTATTAGTCTATCCAAAAATAAAACAATCTTTAAAGAGGCTCCTGCTACATTCTATTCTCCAATTTTGCTGAACTATGGAGGAAATGCTGAGGAAGAGTATAGTCAGATTTGGGATTATACCATGCAGCAGTTAGACGACAAAGATCAAAAGAAATTAAATTACGCTGGTTTTTATGGTCTGGTCGGAGTTGTGAAGGATAAACTAAATTTCTTAGTGTTGTATAAGTTTGATTCCGATATGGAAAGTGTTCGTCAAGCGTTTGATGAAGAAGTTGCCCAGCTAGTTGAGAAATATAATGAGAAAAGGAAATTGAAGGAAGTGTCTAATGGGCAGCTATAA
- a CDS encoding thioesterase domain-containing protein, producing MGSYNLFCIPYAGGSARTIYGKWTGILDPKTNVYYLELAGHGQRMNEPFHSSIQEAVEDMLEMIRPLITSDKPYALYGHSMGTVLVYELAAAIRAEGLPQPAILFVSGRMPPHHFYKAEKVHLKSDELLIEYLKGIKGTPASFFESKELLKIFIPILRNDYRLIEEYQFQEPAVCFDSDIVLFYSIQDFHVDKPGILEWERYTKHSFKVFDFEGGHFFLNEVWRDLCLIINEELTANR from the coding sequence ATGGGCAGCTATAATTTATTCTGCATTCCTTATGCAGGTGGCTCTGCCAGGACTATTTATGGTAAATGGACAGGAATACTCGATCCTAAAACAAACGTTTATTATTTGGAACTGGCTGGACACGGGCAACGGATGAACGAGCCTTTTCATAGCAGTATACAGGAAGCTGTTGAAGATATGCTGGAGATGATTCGCCCGCTGATTACTTCAGATAAGCCATATGCCTTGTATGGACACAGTATGGGCACAGTGCTTGTATACGAGTTGGCAGCGGCTATACGTGCCGAAGGTCTACCGCAACCGGCGATCCTGTTTGTTTCTGGACGTATGCCCCCTCATCATTTTTACAAAGCTGAGAAGGTTCACCTAAAGTCTGATGAGCTGTTAATTGAGTATTTGAAGGGGATTAAAGGCACACCAGCATCATTCTTTGAGTCGAAAGAGTTGCTCAAGATTTTCATTCCGATTCTGAGAAATGATTATCGCCTCATTGAAGAGTACCAATTCCAAGAACCGGCAGTATGTTTTGATTCGGATATCGTATTATTCTATAGCATTCAGGACTTTCATGTAGATAAGCCCGGAATTTTGGAATGGGAGCGTTATACGAAACACTCCTTCAAAGTCTTTGACTTTGAAGGAGGGCACTTTTTCTTGAATGAAGTGTGGCGTGACTTATGTTTGATTATCAATGAAGAGCTGACGGCTAATCGTTAA